A single Cryptococcus deuterogattii R265 chromosome 2, complete sequence DNA region contains:
- a CDS encoding ubiquinone biosynthesis monooxygenase Coq7, whose translation MPVIKSNNIPRIVACRHLAYRTLVSHAYSPHPRSSSSKPPSDSEICKSSIEATTETPGNLTEEQRKLVERIIRVDHAGELGANWIYRGQKWAMDVKGDSKTARQVEEMWENERHHLKTLSLLSAQHRARPTLLYPLWQTMAFALGAGTGLMSKEAAMACTEAVETVIGEHYDDQLRELESMLNPPKDAGPSAQPHPSVPLMASILREFRDDELEHLDIAVEEGAQKAPGHSLLSAIVGEGCKLAIKVCQKI comes from the exons ATGCCCGTCATCAAATCTAACAACATTCCACGAATTGTCGCTTGCAGGCATCTTGCGTACCGTACTCTTGTCTCCCACGCCTACTCGCCCCATCCTCgatcctcgtcttccaagCCACCGTCTGACTCAGAGATCTGCAAGAGTTCCATTGAGGCGACCACTGAGACACCTGGAAACCTCACggaagagcagaggaagcTTGTTGAGCGGATAATAAGAGTTGATCATGCGGGAGAATTAGGAGCCAATTGGATCTACAGAGGTCAGAAGTGGGCGATGGACGTCAAGGGAGATTCCAAAACTGCTCGTCAGGTTGAA GAAATGTGGGAGAACGAACGACATCACCTTAAAACTCTTTCATTACTTTCAGCTCAGCATCGTGCTCGACCAACTCTTCTCTATCCGCTCTGGCAAACCATGGCGTTCGCTCTTGGTGCTGGTACTGGCTTGATGAGTAAGGAAGCTGCTATGGCATGTACAGAAGCGGTGGAGACTGTTATTGGAGAACATTATGACGA CCAGCTTCGCGAGCTCGAAAGTATGCTTAACCCTCCAAAAGATGCGGGCCCATCCGCCCAGCCCCACCCCTCTGTGCCTTTGATGGCTTCAATACTCCGAGAGTTCCGTGATGACGAGCTCGAGCACTTGGACATTGCCGTTGAGGAAGGTGCTCAGAAGGCGCCGGGACATAGTTTGTTAAGCGCTATCGTGGGAGAAGGCTGTAAATTAGCGATTAAAGTCTGTCAGAAGATCTAA